A DNA window from Nitrososphaerota archaeon contains the following coding sequences:
- a CDS encoding hydroxyacid dehydrogenase has product MKVLVCDPVSTKCLEFLKGAGLEVSYQPKISAEDLIKQIPDYDVVIVRSRTKITSPVIEAGKKLKVIGRAGIGLDNIDMEAASKKNIIVVNTPESSTQAVAELTIGLMLNLARKITLGDRGIKEGLWLKSEMMGIELNGKTLGIIGLGRIGSRVGTLAKAFGMKILVHDVAPLPEQLIKSLEAEVVDLDTLLSRSDFVTLHVPLTPQTRHMMNRERLAKMKKGAYLINTSRGEVVDEEALYEAIKEGRLAGAALDVFEHEPPTSEVVKLPNVVCTPHIGAQTVEAQDAAGEMLAKKIICALGLR; this is encoded by the coding sequence TTGAAGGTGTTGGTCTGCGATCCGGTGTCAACCAAGTGTTTAGAGTTTCTGAAAGGCGCTGGGCTAGAGGTGTCGTACCAACCTAAGATATCTGCTGAAGATCTGATCAAGCAGATTCCAGATTACGATGTAGTGATAGTTAGAAGCAGAACAAAGATCACTTCACCTGTCATCGAAGCTGGTAAGAAGCTGAAGGTTATAGGGCGCGCAGGAATCGGCTTAGACAACATAGATATGGAGGCTGCTTCTAAAAAGAACATTATTGTGGTCAACACACCGGAATCTTCAACACAAGCTGTAGCTGAGCTTACGATCGGGTTGATGCTGAACCTAGCTAGGAAGATAACCCTTGGAGATCGAGGGATCAAAGAGGGATTGTGGCTGAAGAGCGAGATGATGGGTATCGAGCTTAATGGTAAAACGCTAGGCATCATCGGGTTAGGTAGGATCGGTAGCAGAGTCGGAACGCTAGCAAAAGCTTTCGGCATGAAGATCCTTGTTCACGATGTAGCCCCCCTTCCAGAGCAGCTTATCAAATCGCTTGAAGCAGAGGTGGTCGATTTAGACACCTTACTCTCACGCTCAGACTTCGTCACATTACACGTCCCTCTCACACCTCAAACCAGACATATGATGAACCGCGAAAGGCTAGCGAAGATGAAGAAGGGCGCATACCTGATAAACACCTCAAGAGGAGAGGTAGTTGACGAGGAAGCCCTTTACGAAGCCATCAAAGAAGGTCGGCTGGCTGGTGCTGCACTAGATGTGTTTGAGCACGAACCACCCACTTCTGAGGTTGTCAAGCTACCTAATGTCGTCTGCACACCACATATTGGTGCGCAGACGGTTGAGGCGCAAGATGCTGCTGGGGAGATGCTTGCTAAGAAGATCATCTGTGCTCTGGGTTTAAGATAA